The Thermotoga sp. Ku-13t DNA segment TTCGAGCATCTGCACCCTTGGACTGAGCTTGGCACCGTGGAGAATTTTTTCTGTGAAGGTTTCGAATGTTCCGCTTGCTGTATTCCTCGAATAGACAACGATCGCTCTTTTGGGAAGTTTTGGATCGACCTGGTTCCATTCTGTGATCTCGCCGGTGTAGATCTTCTTCAGCGTTTCGATGGATATATCGTCGATCGGGAGGCTTGGATGCACGATCACGGACAGCGCGTCGTAGGCAACGAGTATGGGCACGAAGTACCTACCGGCTTTGTGCATTTCCTCGATTTCGGACGGTTTGAGGAACCTGCTGGAGTTTGCGATGTCTGTCGTTTCGTTGAAGAGCGCCTTGATACCCGTAGTGGAACCGGCACCCTCGAGCGTGACGATCACATTGGGATACATCTTCTGAAACTCCTCAACCCAAAGCTGTGCGATGGGATAAACCGTGTTCGAACCCTTGATCACGAGAGTTTGTCCGTACATCATTAGTGCGATGAAGACCAACACAAGTAAGAAGAACTTCTTCATACTGCCACCTCCTCGAACAGTTTCAGTCTTATCTGACAGGAAAAACTTTTAGAGAGTGTGTGACAGAATAAAGGTTTTTTAAAACAACCGTGGCATGATCTGAACAGGAGGGATCAACCGCGTGGCGCGCGTGCTGGTGGTGGAAGATGAAGAAGACATACTCGATGTGGTGAGCAGGTATCTGATGATGGATTCGCACGAGGTTCGAACGGCGAAAACTTTACAGGAGATGTACCAGGAAATCGAGAAGGGCTGTTTCGATGTGATCGTGCTCGATCTGCTTTTACCGGACGGAGACGCCATGGACGAAATCCCCTCGATCAAGTTGATCTGTCCAGAAACGTTCATAATCGTGCTGACAGCGCTGCGTGAAGACAGAAACAAGATACTCGGCCTGGAGCTCGGTGCCGATGATTACATGACGAAGCCGTTTAACCCGAGAGAACTCGTGGCCAGAGTCAGGGCAGTTTTGCGA contains these protein-coding regions:
- a CDS encoding response regulator transcription factor, which produces MARVLVVEDEEDILDVVSRYLMMDSHEVRTAKTLQEMYQEIEKGCFDVIVLDLLLPDGDAMDEIPSIKLICPETFIIVLTALREDRNKILGLELGADDYMTKPFNPRELVARVRAVLRRRGSYEKVLVHKDMKLILHERTLLVNDEVVELSGKEFDILLLFFENPKKVFTRSEILDRVWRGSERNERIVDVYISTLRKKIGKERLVTVRGVGYRLG
- a CDS encoding phosphate ABC transporter substrate-binding protein PstS family protein, with protein sequence MKKFFLLVLVFIALMMYGQTLVIKGSNTVYPIAQLWVEEFQKMYPNVIVTLEGAGSTTGIKALFNETTDIANSSRFLKPSEIEEMHKAGRYFVPILVAYDALSVIVHPSLPIDDISIETLKKIYTGEITEWNQVDPKLPKRAIVVYSRNTASGTFETFTEKILHGAKLSPRVQMLESSQAEIESVAKNPYAIAYTGMGYVTGKVKALKVNGVEPSVQNVIKGVYPISRPLFVFIDLSRFNNTWPMEGIVSDYLRFIVSPKGQSIVKQAGFVPAYGTDE